The Deinococcus depolymerans genome includes a region encoding these proteins:
- the rpmF gene encoding 50S ribosomal protein L32: MAKHPVPKKKTSKSKRDMRRSHHALVAPNLTECPQCHAKKLSHHICPSCGYYDGRQVLAV; this comes from the coding sequence ATGGCCAAGCACCCCGTTCCCAAGAAGAAGACCAGCAAGAGCAAGCGCGACATGCGCCGCAGCCACCACGCCCTCGTCGCGCCCAACCTGACCGAGTGCCCCCAGTGCCACGCGAAGAAGCTCAGCCACCACATCTGCCCCAGCTGCGGTTACTACGACGGCCGCCAGGTGCTGGCCGTCTAA
- a CDS encoding trimeric intracellular cation channel family protein yields MHELQWTPITLETGLRILDLIGVVAFAMSGALLGVRKRFDLFGVLVLGCVTAVGGGAIRDTLTGQTPPLFLRDETYLWAALIGSALAFAFGERLARFERTLSVFDTAGLALFAGSGAIGAINIGLGPLGVVFAGMLSGVGGGIIRDLIANEVPEIMYRRDQLYATAAAAGALTVWLLHAHATPFQSQFAGAAVVVALRWLSRRGWVKLPVRRLPGS; encoded by the coding sequence GTGCATGAACTGCAATGGACGCCCATCACGCTGGAAACCGGCCTGCGCATCCTGGACCTGATCGGGGTGGTGGCCTTCGCCATGTCGGGGGCGCTGCTGGGCGTGCGTAAACGCTTCGACCTGTTCGGGGTGCTGGTGCTGGGCTGCGTGACCGCCGTCGGTGGCGGCGCGATCCGCGACACCCTGACCGGACAGACGCCGCCGCTGTTCCTGCGCGACGAGACGTACCTGTGGGCGGCCCTGATCGGCTCGGCGCTGGCCTTCGCGTTCGGTGAGCGACTGGCACGCTTCGAACGGACCCTCAGCGTGTTCGACACGGCCGGACTGGCCCTGTTCGCGGGGTCCGGCGCGATCGGCGCGATCAACATCGGCCTGGGGCCGCTGGGCGTGGTGTTCGCCGGGATGCTGTCCGGCGTGGGCGGCGGCATCATCCGCGACCTGATCGCCAACGAGGTCCCGGAAATCATGTACCGCCGCGACCAGCTGTACGCCACCGCCGCCGCCGCCGGAGCGCTGACCGTGTGGCTGCTGCACGCGCACGCCACGCCGTTCCAGTCGCAGTTCGCGGGCGCGGCCGTGGTCGTCGCGCTGCGCTGGCTGTCGCGGCGCGGCTGGGTGAAACTCCCGGTGCGCCGCCTCCCCGGAAGCTGA